The proteins below are encoded in one region of Bacteroidota bacterium:
- a CDS encoding amidohydrolase, protein MEIEATPSALRICLVQMDLAWENPQLNWSKASNLLRDEVGKHDLIILPEMFTTGFSMKPAPLAESAEDGDTLAWMQFHAAKLGAIVVGSLIVEEDGKYYNRLMVVGQEGLVLKYDKRHLFRMSGENEVYAAGDELPVFSLNGWRICPMICYDLRFPVWSRNGMNPEGRMWYDLLLYVANWPERRVAHWKALLQARAIENQVWVAGVNRVGTDGNDIVYSGDSMIVDALGTIAAHEVGKEVLLTATLDWNALAEYREKFPAWADADRFELFA, encoded by the coding sequence ATGGAAATAGAAGCTACCCCTTCAGCCCTCCGCATTTGCCTGGTGCAAATGGATTTGGCTTGGGAAAATCCGCAACTGAACTGGAGCAAGGCCAGTAATTTGCTTCGTGACGAAGTCGGGAAACACGATTTGATCATTTTGCCGGAGATGTTCACCACCGGTTTTTCCATGAAGCCTGCTCCATTGGCGGAATCGGCAGAGGACGGGGATACATTGGCATGGATGCAATTTCACGCTGCAAAACTCGGTGCCATTGTCGTCGGAAGCCTGATCGTGGAGGAAGATGGTAAATATTACAATCGCTTGATGGTGGTCGGGCAAGAAGGATTGGTGTTGAAATATGACAAGCGCCATCTCTTCCGCATGTCGGGTGAAAATGAGGTGTATGCAGCAGGGGATGAGCTCCCGGTTTTTTCCCTCAATGGCTGGCGGATTTGCCCGATGATCTGCTATGACCTGCGTTTTCCGGTTTGGAGCCGCAACGGCATGAATCCGGAAGGGCGGATGTGGTATGATTTGTTGCTGTACGTTGCCAATTGGCCAGAAAGGCGCGTGGCCCACTGGAAAGCGCTGTTACAAGCGCGTGCCATTGAAAACCAAGTCTGGGTTGCAGGCGTGAACCGGGTAGGAACCGATGGCAACGACATCGTGTACAGTGGGGACAGCATGATCGTGGATGCCTTGGGAACGATTGCAGCGCATGAGGTTGGCAAGGAGGTTTTGCTCACTGCTACGCTCGATTGGAACGCCCTGGCGGAATACCGCGAGAAGTTTCCCGCATGGGCAGATGCCGATCGATTCGAATTGTTTGCCTGA
- a CDS encoding LptF/LptG family permease — MKIAGFKLDLSPYLAPFAAVVLVAMLVLLVGFPAYCEASIGIHKDAILMAIVFDVACLSLFANRLQIHKLILKSFVGPFLIAFSVILFILVLQFMAKYQEDIVGKGLESSVLAKVFGLACLTLVTMALPLGVLLSSLLTLGNMGERYELAALKSGGVGLFKAIRPLIHATLVVMIGSMFFSFFIAPMSNLKLYTLLYDLSKVKPTFALKPNHFYNGLDGMVVHVGEINRETDILSRVKIFDHRDQVGNNRITMAARGKMVPSESTGYLDMTLFNGEMFERQPNEGGGPKSDKTQIFSFDTLMYKVPLQGFNLEQSDEETFSNHHFMLNIIELGVAVDSMAAKGRGYLDDYADFNRKHVHLDTTLNNGMREMMAKDSVVYGPNGVIAADVNQPVSRWFPEMQPKDLLTKTLNQVQAMENYSRLTIDRSQREEEKLRKFVIEQHYRWMLPVSCIVFLFLGASLGAIIRKGGIGVPVIFSIVFFILFYILMIQGKKFARDEILPLWVGVWLPVLVMLPMAIFFTWQSATESTLLYGVSWYKIVRKLFGWLPIWKKKGVQRHTMSVEELIALREKSKTDARRAIEEHESKK, encoded by the coding sequence TTGAAAATCGCAGGGTTCAAACTGGATCTTTCTCCTTACTTGGCACCGTTTGCCGCGGTGGTTTTGGTTGCGATGCTGGTGTTGTTGGTCGGTTTTCCAGCGTATTGTGAGGCGAGCATCGGGATACACAAGGATGCCATTCTGATGGCCATTGTTTTTGACGTTGCTTGTTTGAGCTTGTTTGCAAACCGCCTTCAGATCCACAAACTCATTCTGAAATCATTTGTTGGACCGTTTTTGATTGCCTTTTCCGTCATCCTCTTCATTTTGGTCTTGCAGTTCATGGCCAAATACCAGGAGGACATCGTTGGCAAAGGCTTGGAATCCTCGGTTTTGGCAAAGGTTTTTGGATTGGCGTGCCTCACCTTGGTGACGATGGCTTTGCCGCTCGGCGTGTTGTTGTCTTCGCTGCTCACGCTCGGCAACATGGGCGAACGCTATGAGCTCGCAGCATTAAAATCCGGGGGTGTAGGTTTGTTCAAGGCCATTCGACCCTTGATCCATGCCACCTTGGTGGTGATGATTGGCAGCATGTTTTTTTCATTTTTCATTGCTCCCATGTCCAATCTCAAGCTCTATACCTTGTTGTATGACTTGAGCAAGGTCAAGCCCACATTCGCCCTCAAGCCCAATCACTTTTACAATGGTCTCGATGGAATGGTGGTTCATGTGGGCGAAATCAACCGTGAAACGGACATTTTGTCGCGCGTTAAAATTTTTGATCACCGCGATCAGGTCGGCAATAACCGGATTACGATGGCCGCCCGTGGAAAGATGGTCCCGAGCGAATCCACCGGCTACCTCGACATGACCCTTTTCAATGGCGAAATGTTTGAGCGCCAACCCAATGAAGGTGGAGGTCCGAAAAGTGACAAGACCCAGATCTTTAGCTTTGATACCTTGATGTACAAGGTTCCCTTGCAGGGGTTTAACCTTGAGCAGAGCGATGAAGAGACCTTCAGCAATCACCATTTCATGCTCAATATCATTGAGTTAGGAGTTGCTGTTGACAGCATGGCCGCAAAGGGAAGGGGGTATTTGGACGATTATGCAGATTTCAACCGAAAGCATGTGCATCTCGATACCACGCTCAACAACGGGATGCGCGAAATGATGGCCAAGGATTCAGTGGTCTATGGTCCGAATGGAGTCATTGCCGCCGACGTCAATCAGCCGGTTTCCAGGTGGTTTCCAGAAATGCAACCCAAAGACCTGCTTACCAAAACATTGAATCAGGTGCAGGCAATGGAAAACTATAGCCGCTTGACGATCGACCGTTCGCAGCGAGAGGAAGAAAAGCTACGGAAGTTTGTCATTGAGCAGCACTACCGATGGATGTTGCCGGTCAGTTGCATCGTTTTTTTGTTTCTCGGAGCAAGCCTTGGGGCGATCATCCGCAAGGGCGGAATAGGCGTGCCGGTCATTTTCTCGATCGTTTTTTTTATCCTGTTTTACATTCTGATGATTCAGGGTAAAAAATTTGCCAGGGATGAGATTCTCCCACTTTGGGTCGGGGTATGGTTGCCTGTGTTGGTCATGCTACCCATGGCGATCTTTTTCACATGGCAAAGTGCCACGGAATCGACCTTGCTGTACGGCGTAAGCTGGTACAAGATCGTGCGGAAGTTGTTTGGTTGGCTACCGATTTGGAAGAAAAAGGGCGTTCAGCGGCATACGATGTCGGTCGAAGAACTCATTGCTTTGCGCGAAAAATCAAAAACGGATGCTCGGCGTGCCATCGAGGAACATGAATCAAAAAAATAG
- a CDS encoding septum formation initiator family protein, translating into MKKFAKILPYVRNFYVVFGGIALIWVLFFDRYNFLDRLQTQLRIKELRSDLAFFKEERDNIEETRNMLESDMVEIERFARERYMMKRANEDLFLISNQ; encoded by the coding sequence ATGAAGAAATTCGCAAAAATCCTGCCGTATGTTCGCAACTTTTACGTTGTGTTTGGTGGCATCGCGTTGATTTGGGTCTTGTTTTTTGACCGCTACAACTTCTTGGATCGCCTTCAAACGCAGCTTCGGATCAAGGAACTGCGTTCAGATTTGGCCTTTTTCAAGGAGGAACGCGACAATATCGAGGAGACGCGTAACATGCTCGAGAGCGACATGGTGGAAATCGAACGGTTTGCCCGTGAGCGTTACATGATGAAACGTGCGAATGAGGATCTTTTTCTCATTTCCAATCAATAG
- the eno gene encoding phosphopyruvate hydratase, giving the protein MSSIIHITSREILDSRGNPTVEVEVMTEEGAVGRAAVPSGASTGAYEAIEMRDEDRNRYMGKGVLRAIENVNELIAPEVVGCEVEDQAMIDRIMLDLDGTENKGRLGANAILGVSLAAARAAAMEQGLPLYRYLGGVNARTLPVPMMNILNGGAHADNSVDIQEFMVMPLGAETFAEALRMGAEVFHTLRKVLKDKGMSTNVGDEGGFAPNLASNEIAIQTVVEAIEKAGYRPGEDMFIALDAAATEFYDVATGKYVFKKSTKESRTSSEMVSFWKEWVAKYPIVSIEDGLSEDDWSGWKELTNAIGDKVQIVGDDLFVTNVQRLSKGIREGIANSILVKVNQIGSLTETIDAVQMATRNAFSNIISHRSGETEDTFIADLAVGLNSGQIKTGSASRSDRIAKYNQLLRIEEHLGEAAVFGASMFKYKR; this is encoded by the coding sequence ATGAGTTCGATTATTCATATCACAAGTCGGGAAATTCTGGATTCCCGTGGAAATCCTACTGTAGAGGTGGAAGTGATGACCGAAGAAGGAGCCGTCGGCCGTGCCGCTGTACCTTCCGGCGCATCGACAGGCGCCTACGAGGCGATCGAAATGCGCGATGAAGACCGCAACCGCTACATGGGCAAAGGGGTTCTGCGCGCCATTGAGAATGTCAATGAACTGATTGCACCCGAAGTTGTCGGCTGCGAAGTCGAAGATCAAGCGATGATCGATCGCATCATGCTGGACCTGGATGGCACCGAAAACAAGGGCCGCTTGGGCGCAAACGCCATTTTGGGCGTTTCGTTGGCGGCTGCACGCGCGGCGGCAATGGAGCAAGGCCTGCCCTTGTACCGCTACCTCGGTGGCGTCAATGCACGTACGCTTCCAGTTCCAATGATGAACATCCTCAACGGAGGCGCCCACGCCGACAACAGTGTGGATATCCAGGAATTCATGGTCATGCCACTCGGGGCAGAAACCTTCGCCGAAGCCCTGCGAATGGGTGCAGAAGTTTTTCATACGCTCCGCAAGGTGTTGAAAGACAAAGGCATGAGCACCAACGTAGGGGATGAGGGCGGATTTGCTCCCAACCTTGCAAGCAATGAAATCGCCATTCAAACCGTGGTCGAAGCCATCGAAAAGGCAGGCTATCGCCCAGGTGAAGACATGTTCATCGCTTTGGATGCTGCCGCCACCGAATTTTACGACGTCGCAACAGGCAAATATGTCTTCAAGAAATCGACCAAGGAAAGCCGCACAAGCTCGGAAATGGTCAGTTTCTGGAAGGAATGGGTTGCAAAATATCCGATTGTGAGCATTGAGGATGGCCTTTCCGAGGATGATTGGTCCGGCTGGAAGGAACTCACGAATGCCATCGGTGACAAGGTTCAAATCGTTGGCGACGACTTGTTTGTGACCAACGTTCAGCGCCTGAGCAAGGGCATTCGGGAAGGAATCGCCAATTCGATCCTGGTCAAGGTCAATCAGATTGGCAGCTTGACGGAAACGATTGACGCGGTGCAAATGGCGACGCGCAATGCATTTTCCAATATCATCAGCCACCGCAGCGGCGAGACCGAGGATACTTTCATCGCAGACTTGGCCGTCGGTCTCAACAGTGGTCAGATCAAAACAGGTTCAGCTTCGCGGAGTGACCGGATTGCCAAATACAACCAATTGCTTCGCATCGAGGAGCATTTGGGCGAGGCGGCCGTTTTTGGCGCTTCGATGTTCAAATACAAGCGTTAA
- a CDS encoding GNAT family N-acetyltransferase, with protein MKSQITIRPATKADFAVLVANNQAMAMETENRQLDNQILSGGVQNLLDDPNKGFYIVAEENGQVVGNLMITKEWSDWRNGDMWWFQSVFVHPEHRGKGIFKALYQHVMDLAKENGIKELRLYVEHDNVVAQKVYAALGMVKSHYDMWEVGV; from the coding sequence ATGAAAAGTCAAATTACAATTCGTCCGGCAACAAAAGCCGATTTTGCCGTGCTTGTCGCCAACAACCAAGCCATGGCGATGGAAACCGAAAACCGGCAGTTGGACAATCAAATCCTGAGTGGGGGTGTGCAAAACCTGCTCGACGACCCCAACAAGGGCTTTTACATCGTGGCGGAGGAAAACGGACAGGTCGTAGGCAATCTGATGATCACCAAGGAATGGAGTGATTGGCGCAACGGCGACATGTGGTGGTTCCAATCGGTTTTCGTACATCCCGAGCACCGTGGAAAAGGGATTTTCAAGGCGCTTTATCAACATGTGATGGACCTCGCCAAGGAAAACGGCATCAAGGAACTCCGGCTGTATGTGGAGCATGACAATGTCGTTGCACAAAAAGTCTACGCCGCCCTCGGAATGGTCAAAAGTCACTACGACATGTGGGAAGTGGGCGTTTGA
- the carA gene encoding glutamine-hydrolyzing carbamoyl-phosphate synthase small subunit: MKYSDRKKAVLMLSDGSFFEGYSIGKVGTTTGEMCFNTGMTGYQEIFTDPSYTGQVMITTHTHIGNYGVHPGEAESAGVKIAGLVVKSFSQISSRTEAIGDLQHYLEQQGIVGISDVDTRALVRHIRSKGAMNGIISSEVFDSNELAARLAACPDMEGLELASTVSTEVAYFYGDPTAPVRISALDYGIKTNILRSLAARGAYIKVFPAKSSLADISAFEPDGYFLSNGPGDPASMPWAVELAQNILETGKPLFGICLGHQILCRALGLSTFKMHHGHRGINHPVKNLVSGRSEVTSQNHGFAVNLQEALASPRVEVTHVNLNDDTLEGIQVVGKNAFSVQYHPESSPGPHDSRYLFDQFFRNMEK, encoded by the coding sequence ATGAAATATAGCGATCGCAAAAAGGCCGTTCTGATGCTCTCGGACGGCTCTTTTTTTGAGGGTTACAGCATCGGAAAAGTCGGCACCACGACCGGCGAAATGTGTTTCAATACGGGCATGACCGGGTATCAGGAGATTTTTACCGACCCGAGTTATACGGGGCAGGTGATGATCACCACCCATACCCACATCGGCAACTACGGCGTGCATCCCGGCGAAGCCGAAAGCGCAGGCGTAAAAATCGCCGGCTTGGTGGTCAAGAGCTTCAGCCAAATCAGTTCGCGTACCGAAGCCATCGGCGATTTGCAGCATTATCTTGAGCAGCAAGGTATTGTCGGCATTTCGGATGTGGATACGCGGGCGCTTGTCAGGCACATCCGGAGCAAGGGCGCGATGAACGGCATTATTTCATCGGAAGTGTTTGATTCCAATGAATTGGCAGCGCGTTTGGCGGCCTGCCCCGACATGGAGGGGCTTGAATTGGCGAGTACCGTTTCGACGGAGGTCGCCTATTTTTATGGAGATCCCACGGCACCAGTCCGCATTTCCGCTTTGGACTACGGCATCAAGACGAATATCCTGCGCAGCTTGGCAGCACGCGGAGCGTATATAAAGGTGTTTCCTGCTAAGTCAAGCCTTGCCGACATCAGCGCATTTGAGCCCGACGGCTATTTCCTGTCCAATGGCCCCGGAGACCCTGCTTCCATGCCTTGGGCGGTAGAATTGGCGCAAAACATACTGGAAACCGGCAAGCCTTTATTTGGTATTTGCCTCGGCCATCAAATTTTGTGCAGGGCACTGGGCTTGAGCACATTCAAAATGCATCACGGGCACCGCGGCATCAACCATCCCGTCAAAAACCTCGTGAGCGGCAGGAGCGAAGTGACCTCCCAAAATCACGGCTTTGCCGTCAATTTGCAGGAAGCCTTGGCTTCTCCCCGTGTGGAAGTCACCCATGTCAATCTCAATGACGATACCTTGGAAGGCATTCAAGTCGTAGGCAAAAACGCATTCTCAGTTCAGTATCACCCTGAATCCTCGCCTGGTCCGCACGACAGCCGGTACTTGTTTGATCAGTTTTTCCGGAACATGGAAAAGTGA
- a CDS encoding NAD(P)H-dependent oxidoreductase subunit E, with the protein MAENVFENKDYRFTEEELIEIRGHQGKYPSMRSAVMPVLWMAQNKYGWLSKEAIQLVADTLQLSFAQVYGVASFYTMYFKQAVPKHVLDVCTCFACGELGGDEVLKFAKEYTECDASGYSKDGNFFFRAAECLGACDTGPVAQVTNRHYVHNLTIDSMRELIDGMRNGRQPSFVSIPLKDQSKI; encoded by the coding sequence TTGGCAGAAAACGTTTTCGAAAACAAGGATTATCGGTTCACGGAAGAGGAACTGATCGAGATTCGCGGACATCAAGGCAAATACCCTTCGATGCGCTCGGCAGTGATGCCTGTGCTGTGGATGGCACAAAACAAGTACGGATGGCTTTCCAAAGAGGCCATTCAACTCGTTGCAGACACATTGCAGCTATCGTTTGCCCAAGTCTATGGTGTAGCTTCGTTCTACACGATGTACTTCAAGCAGGCGGTTCCCAAGCATGTTTTGGACGTTTGTACCTGTTTTGCCTGTGGCGAATTGGGTGGTGACGAGGTGCTGAAATTTGCAAAGGAATACACCGAATGCGATGCGAGCGGCTACAGCAAGGACGGAAATTTCTTTTTCCGTGCAGCGGAGTGCCTTGGCGCTTGTGACACCGGTCCGGTGGCACAGGTGACGAATCGGCATTACGTCCACAACCTGACGATCGACAGCATGCGTGAATTGATTGATGGAATGAGAAATGGCCGGCAGCCATCGTTTGTGAGCATCCCGCTCAAAGACCAATCGAAGATCTGA
- the lpxD gene encoding UDP-3-O-(3-hydroxymyristoyl)glucosamine N-acyltransferase has protein sequence MKFKVGDIATMIGAQVVGDAEQWISSLAKIEEGNPGSLTFLANPKYESFLYTTQATAVIVSSDFQAKQPVSATLLKAKDPYMAFAQLLQRFMQFVQNKSGIEQPSFIAETAQIGKNVYIGAFAYIGNGAIIGDGAKIYPHTYVGDYAAVGEGSTLYANVSLYYGCKIGKHCIVHSGAVIGSDGFGFAPQPDGQFQKIPQTGIVRLEDNVEIGAGCTIDRATLGETVIRKGAKLDNLIQVAHNVEIGENTVIAAQTGISGSTKIGNNCMIGGQVGIVGHIKLADGTKIGAQSGVSKTVEEKGKALRGSPAQDYKLQLRSEAVFRNLDAIDKRLHQLEKAIANRQE, from the coding sequence ATGAAGTTTAAGGTAGGAGATATTGCAACCATGATTGGTGCTCAAGTCGTCGGTGACGCTGAGCAATGGATCAGCAGTTTGGCCAAAATTGAGGAAGGCAACCCCGGGAGCCTCACTTTTCTGGCCAATCCTAAATACGAATCCTTTCTTTACACGACCCAAGCCACGGCGGTCATTGTCTCCTCGGACTTCCAAGCCAAACAGCCTGTATCAGCCACATTGCTCAAAGCCAAGGATCCTTATATGGCCTTTGCGCAGTTGCTGCAACGATTCATGCAATTCGTGCAGAACAAATCCGGCATCGAGCAACCCTCCTTCATTGCAGAAACGGCTCAGATTGGTAAAAATGTCTATATCGGCGCCTTCGCCTACATCGGGAATGGTGCCATCATCGGGGACGGAGCCAAGATTTATCCACATACCTACGTCGGCGACTATGCTGCGGTCGGTGAAGGAAGCACCCTCTACGCCAATGTGAGTTTGTACTACGGCTGCAAGATCGGCAAGCATTGTATTGTGCATTCCGGCGCGGTGATTGGCAGCGATGGATTCGGATTTGCCCCACAACCGGACGGGCAGTTTCAGAAAATCCCGCAGACAGGCATCGTGCGGCTCGAAGACAACGTGGAAATCGGGGCCGGATGTACCATTGACCGGGCTACCCTGGGTGAAACGGTGATTCGCAAGGGCGCGAAGCTCGACAACCTGATCCAAGTCGCTCACAACGTCGAAATCGGCGAAAACACCGTCATTGCTGCGCAAACGGGCATTTCCGGAAGCACCAAAATCGGCAACAACTGTATGATCGGCGGCCAAGTGGGCATCGTCGGGCATATCAAACTCGCAGACGGGACCAAAATCGGCGCACAATCGGGTGTGTCCAAAACCGTCGAAGAAAAAGGAAAAGCCCTGCGCGGCAGTCCTGCGCAAGATTATAAGCTGCAGCTCCGTTCCGAAGCTGTGTTTCGCAATTTGGATGCAATCGACAAGCGCCTGCATCAACTGGAAAAAGCAATCGCCAATCGTCAAGAATAG
- a CDS encoding bifunctional UDP-3-O-[3-hydroxymyristoyl] N-acetylglucosamine deacetylase/3-hydroxyacyl-ACP dehydratase, which yields MYEKQHTIQQPVSVTGVGLHTGESATMTFNPAPENHGYIFRRTDLPGTPLVPADVDNVVDTQRGTTIEANGARVHTVEHTLAALAGLQIDNCLIDLDGPEPPIMDGSSVVFIEALMRAGLHEQQADREFFVVDQPIHYYESDRQVDLAALPMDDFRVTVMIDYNSPVLGSQHATLLNIENFAAEFADSRTFCFLHELEALANAGLIKGGDINNAIVVVDREVTPSELERLAVLFDKPNIEVADEGILNNIDLRHRNEPARHKLLDLIGDLALIGAPLKGQILAARPGHKANVELAKKIKSLLKQKKIQKKYQQKEATGVIFDVNAIQKILPHRYPFLLVDKITEFSENEITGVKNVTVNEPFFQGHFPGNPVMPGVLQLEAMAQVGGILLLNKVENPEKVWVYFLAINNARFKKMVIPGDVITFKLQLDSLKRNICKMYGKAYVDGKLVCEAELVAAVVDKDKM from the coding sequence ATGTACGAAAAGCAACATACGATTCAGCAGCCCGTCTCCGTGACAGGCGTCGGCCTCCACACGGGAGAGTCCGCAACGATGACCTTCAATCCGGCACCGGAAAATCACGGCTATATTTTCCGCCGTACCGATTTGCCGGGTACGCCGCTTGTGCCCGCAGACGTGGACAATGTCGTGGATACACAACGCGGCACGACCATCGAGGCCAATGGTGCACGGGTACATACCGTCGAGCATACGCTCGCAGCCCTCGCCGGATTGCAGATCGACAATTGCCTGATTGATTTGGATGGCCCAGAGCCGCCGATCATGGATGGTTCGAGTGTGGTCTTTATCGAGGCTCTTATGCGCGCAGGTTTGCACGAACAGCAAGCTGACCGCGAGTTTTTTGTCGTCGACCAGCCGATTCACTACTACGAAAGTGATCGGCAAGTCGATTTGGCAGCCTTGCCGATGGATGATTTCCGCGTCACGGTCATGATTGACTACAATTCCCCGGTCTTGGGAAGTCAACATGCCACGTTGCTCAACATTGAAAACTTCGCCGCCGAATTTGCCGATAGCCGTACGTTCTGCTTTTTGCACGAATTGGAGGCCTTGGCCAATGCAGGCTTGATCAAAGGTGGTGACATCAACAACGCCATCGTGGTCGTGGACCGCGAGGTGACACCTTCGGAACTCGAGCGTTTGGCGGTCTTGTTTGACAAGCCCAATATCGAAGTCGCTGACGAAGGTATTCTGAACAACATCGATCTCCGCCACCGCAACGAGCCCGCAAGGCATAAATTGCTGGATTTGATCGGTGACCTTGCTCTGATCGGTGCGCCTTTGAAAGGGCAGATTCTTGCAGCTCGCCCCGGTCACAAAGCCAACGTCGAATTGGCCAAGAAGATCAAGAGCCTCCTGAAGCAGAAGAAGATTCAGAAGAAATACCAGCAAAAGGAAGCCACCGGCGTGATATTCGATGTGAATGCGATTCAGAAGATCCTGCCACACCGTTATCCCTTCCTTTTGGTCGACAAAATCACCGAGTTTTCAGAGAATGAAATCACCGGTGTCAAAAATGTAACGGTCAATGAGCCGTTTTTCCAAGGCCACTTCCCCGGAAATCCTGTGATGCCGGGTGTTTTGCAATTGGAAGCCATGGCGCAAGTCGGCGGAATCCTTTTGCTCAACAAGGTCGAGAATCCCGAAAAGGTTTGGGTCTATTTCTTGGCCATCAACAACGCGCGCTTCAAGAAAATGGTGATCCCGGGCGATGTCATCACCTTCAAGTTGCAGTTGGACAGCTTGAAAAGGAACATCTGTAAAATGTACGGCAAGGCCTACGTCGATGGCAAACTCGTCTGTGAAGCCGAATTGGTAGCCGCAGTCGTGGACAAGGACAAAATGTGA
- the lpxA gene encoding acyl-ACP--UDP-N-acetylglucosamine O-acyltransferase, whose product MKYPMTHIHPDAKIAEGVQIEPFVTIKGDVVIEEGCWLGSNVVIHDGARIGKNTRIFPGAVISSIPQDLKFAGEVTTCEIGENCTIREFATINRGTKESNTTKIGNNVLVMAYAHVAHDCVIGNNVILANAVNLAGHVIIDDFAIVGGMSAIHQFVRLGKHSILQGGSLVGKDVPPFCKGAHFPLRYSGVNALGLRRRNFDSETITAIQDIYRLLFASGKNVSQALQSIEEEIAPSPIRDEIMEFVRSSNRGIMKGYKPGSDDEA is encoded by the coding sequence TTGAAGTATCCGATGACACATATCCACCCCGACGCCAAAATTGCAGAGGGTGTACAGATAGAACCTTTCGTGACGATCAAGGGGGATGTCGTAATTGAGGAGGGATGTTGGCTGGGTAGCAATGTCGTGATTCACGACGGCGCCCGAATCGGCAAGAATACGCGCATTTTCCCAGGCGCGGTCATTTCGAGCATCCCTCAGGATTTGAAGTTTGCCGGCGAAGTCACGACTTGTGAAATCGGGGAAAATTGCACGATCCGCGAATTTGCAACGATTAACAGGGGAACGAAAGAAAGCAATACCACCAAGATTGGGAACAATGTTTTGGTGATGGCCTACGCCCACGTGGCGCATGACTGCGTCATCGGCAACAACGTGATCCTTGCGAATGCAGTGAATCTCGCTGGACACGTGATCATCGACGATTTTGCGATTGTCGGTGGCATGAGCGCGATTCATCAGTTTGTTCGACTTGGGAAGCATTCTATTTTGCAAGGTGGCTCATTGGTGGGCAAGGACGTGCCTCCTTTTTGCAAAGGTGCGCACTTTCCGCTGCGTTATTCGGGGGTCAATGCACTGGGTTTGCGTCGCCGAAATTTTGATTCTGAGACGATTACAGCGATTCAGGATATCTACCGATTGCTCTTTGCATCGGGTAAAAACGTCTCGCAGGCCTTGCAATCCATCGAAGAGGAAATTGCCCCCTCCCCGATTCGGGATGAAATCATGGAATTTGTGCGGAGTTCCAACCGCGGCATCATGAAAGGCTACAAGCCGGGAAGCGATGACGAAGCTTGA
- a CDS encoding ABC transporter ATP-binding protein, whose translation MTKLEVSGLGKRFFRHWVFRNLDFKIDEGERVLLCGDNGSGKSTLMRILSGQLTPTEGTLQLFIDGKEIDPESYYQHLAWSGPYMELYTDLTLKEAIDLHASFRPMLAAPKEVLKLLQLEDHAGKLLKHFSSGMLHRVKVGLAILTKSRLLLLDEATTNMDAGNSQLVVDLMDRFLDGRMLIYASNKPEEFALFERRVEM comes from the coding sequence ATGACGAAGCTTGAGGTCTCCGGCCTAGGCAAGCGATTTTTCCGGCATTGGGTGTTTCGGAATTTGGACTTCAAGATTGACGAAGGCGAACGCGTCCTGCTCTGCGGCGACAACGGCAGCGGCAAATCAACCCTCATGCGCATCCTTTCCGGGCAATTGACGCCCACCGAAGGGACCTTGCAATTGTTCATCGATGGCAAGGAAATCGACCCCGAATCTTATTATCAGCATCTTGCCTGGAGTGGCCCCTATATGGAGCTTTACACAGACCTAACACTCAAGGAAGCCATTGATTTGCATGCCAGTTTTCGGCCGATGTTGGCCGCGCCCAAGGAAGTCTTGAAGCTGCTGCAGTTGGAGGACCATGCCGGCAAATTGCTGAAGCATTTCAGTTCGGGCATGCTGCACCGTGTGAAAGTTGGCTTGGCGATCCTGACCAAGTCCAGGTTACTGTTGCTCGACGAAGCGACCACCAACATGGATGCCGGAAATTCGCAGCTTGTGGTGGATCTGATGGACCGCTTTCTGGATGGTCGCATGTTGATTTATGCCAGCAACAAACCGGAGGAATTTGCGCTGTTTGAGCGGCGGGTGGAGATGTGA